TTCTTCTCCAAAAGATCATTCAGAAGTAACCCTCTCAAAAGGACTAAATCGGCAACAAAGTTAGAGAGGGAGCGGGCGCTGGCGGCCGTGCCCACCCACCCAGCGACACACGCATTACGAACCTCAAGGTAATTGTAATTTCTAACAATGAAAGGTCACGTCTGTtcaaacgtaatatttttacagtggcTTTAATGCGTGAAATGTATCTTTAATCTGTCTAACGCGAAGTACAGTTACAGTACAGAAAGTTACTCGTACAGACCTGTCTGTATCTTGTGTCTCATAATATCCTTAAATGTCTATTAAAGGCAATACAAATCCTAGGCTCAGACCGTGTATATAATTTGgatacataaaacaatttattccatcgctaaacaataatactttatattgttaactaatgaatgagccagtgcaaTTACTGACATGAGGGTTGCCTCTGATTCATATAATGTTCTAACGGTAAAGGGAGCATTCAGCATAATGCGACACAATTCTGTCTTATACAAAaactaacattattttaacaaataattgaatacaacgaaataaaactatttagagCGTTATGTCGTGACGCCGCAACGTTACACGGGGTTTTGTAATTTAGTTAGTGTCGCCCCGCCCCGTATTTAACGAGGCGCTCTAAGTATTTGCTCGACAATAAACACGAAACAACTACCTTGATGTATCAACAAATTAATTAGAGAAAGGGAATGTAGCTGTATGCTATATTTAATCACTAAATAATATGCAAATGGCAAACTTCCACGACACAAGTTATTTGGAAAGGAAATAGTTTGTGACTAAAAAAGTTCCTACTAAATGAGTAAAttgaattatgttataatataagaaacaaaaattaaatagaaaattgtaggattgtaatttaatgatatgtaatattgtaagtttaaagcTTGATAAGATTTTCTCTTCCATTTCAGATCTCATGAAAGTCTTCTATCAGCTCATTCGCCGGCTGTGTCCACGATGGACCTCGGACCACCTAATCAGGTAAATGAtccaactataaaaaataacgtactTAAAGTTTTACATTTGTGTGAAGGATCAttggctaaattttatttttataacggcGTTGATTAATTGactcataattttattgattgtacAATGAATAACGGCTTTTGTTGATATATGTAGTTTTGCCTGACCCCTGAGAaatcttacataaaaaaatataaaacgtattccATACGTAGATGTTCCGttatctctgtctgtctatctgcgTCTGTCGTGCAGAGTCTTAGAAGCTTTAaagaaagaaattatattaaaaaaaaaaaaaatttaaatatgaatcaaaatcattgtatctatttttaaaataaagctctCGACACACAACAGTATCTCCTTTCGATATAATTTACAGAACCGACACATTaaactgcaaaaaaaaatataattcttcagAATCTTGTACATAAATGATTATAGGTAAAAATTATACATGACAAACATAGTCGCTTTCGAAATTCTGAATCATACTTAAATAATAGCTGGGCTGTATTGTATCGCAACATTACTGAGCACTATCTTGGATCTCGATATGACGCATAGTtccaattttgtaaaaaattaaaacgagttAGACTCGTGAGTCAGTTTGCAATCAAACTcactaattgttattttattttctcggTGGATACTTAGTAACTGTTAGTGGTTTATTCGtggttttagtaattttatggACATGTTTTAAGTCTAATAGTAGCCAGGTTGCGCGTTAAAGGCGAGGGTCAAAGAGTTCAAACGCCATTCGAAGATTACCTAGCTTAAAAGTTACCGATTTGCTCTTTCAGGTGAAGGAGGTTAAGTGCCATTAGTTCTGTGTTActagtatcaaataaaattagaaaaccaTGCAAATAAAGTTAACTcagaaattaaatatgtaattttaatatatttttgtgtgagTAACATTTTGGTTTTCTGGCTAGTTAATCATGCTTTTGTCTTTAAATTAAAGGTTGAGATCCGAGCTCTACACTCGTCGGTTTTGGGCAGACCACACTGTTTCGCATTGAGCGCTGAGAACCGTGCGCCGCGATATTTCGCGTGTGCTTCACGAAAGGAACGAGACCGCTGGATATacaggtatttatttttacgaagaATTATTTGGTTTTGTTTTCGTTTCTATACGTGAAAGTCAGAAATTAAATGTACCCTTAAATCAAGATTGATTAAATGTAATCTTGTTAAACAAAGGTCTTCTCTAGAATATtgacagttaaataaaatattatcagattAAGATTTATCATAAGACTTATTAGACGgcttttctattataaataaaaaaataaatatgtacaaactGTCCAACATTCATTggtgaaaaaaaagtatttgtttaatCCTATTTTTAAGCTTCATACATACTAAAGCAATAATATTCCATTTTAGTTTACGGCAAGCGGCGCGACCGGATGAAATTCGCACTCGCAGATGTGAGAGGACCGTAAAACTGTGGCTGCTGGAAGCGAAAGCCATTCCTCCCAAGAAACGATATTACTGTGAAATTCTACTCGACGACACATTATATGCAAGGTTAGTAAATTTATGATACTTATATATCTCTTTGTTTCTATAAAAAGTCCTAAGCGTCAAAGCGCAAGTTCATCTGTGGTCTTAATTACGATGTCCTAAAGCTGTGTATTTGTGTTAAATTACATACGATGTCCATATGATATACCGACTATCAGCTACAGTACGAGTGAttgaattcattaataaataattatagtagatCATGGATTAAGAAATGTGATTATAGAATTATAGTTGCCTATTGATATTTTACGTGTTTCACGTCACTAGGTAAGGATCGTTGTTACTGTAGCCATGTGTGCGACGAAAAATTAGTTTGTTACGAAACCTCGCCAGTTAAATTATCAGTTTcacaataaaatagttattcatattacttatttatcacTTACTTGTataaactaagaaataaaaaaaaccttataaaataaatatacctattggtttattaataaattgtaatcgtGCGAAGTCGGGCTGGGTtgcttgttatatataaaacattaaatttgtaattaaaaatctgTGGAATGTAAAACGTGTTATCTCTTTCTAGCAAgggtgtaaaaaatatattaaacctttCAGTCctgtcaaatgtcaaaaaaagTCACGTTTTAATTGGATATACAGTTTAGAGTCTAGAGTAAAAACGGCAATTTATGTAccttatatttagaaaaaggatattttttttcaatttaatatattttaataattgtatccaATATTCTCATTTGTGGCAAAATCATTTATTGCTTTGAacgtttgattttttaatttatttatagtttaacgTTTGTGGGTCTGACTAACCAATTGACATCGATTAAGAGAATTGCAAGATCAATTTAGGTATTCAACATcaacgaaaaaataattttgaatactcaatactcaatcatttatttcattttataatgcgTTTGGTTTATTATAACATTGAGATTATTATAGACCATTTCAGGAACAGCAAAATATTTAGACGAATTAACTACAAGTTATTCTGAGTCTATAATGTTAGTTaaggaatttataaatttaaattattcataattcaatctctattattattatttaataattatcaattgtaatttatcattttaattatcacCAATCAATAGTATAGaacgatttaataatatattttgcattcatttcatcatatatatttttttgtaatttagtaacttgttattgaattttatcgACTTCATTTTCCGCACTATCAGTTCACTTAATAACTTgtagaatgtatttttaattgatagaaTGGCATGTCACCCTAGAGTCACTTGTCGTAAAATATGATTTCCGCGTACATAAGAATTTTGAAATAGATTTAagaaagttaataatttttttaataatattaattgaatatttgttaAGATCTCGTGTTTTTAGGAGTGTttaacaagtaaaatattttttcagatcATCGTCTAAGCTGAAGACGGAGCTGTGCTTCTGGGGCGAGGTGTACGAGTTCAGCGCGCTGCCGGCTGTGCGCGCCATCCACGTCAACGTGTACCGCGAGCCCGAGCGGCGCGCGCGCAAGCGGGACAAGCACGCCCTTGTCGGTCAGTGACCCTTCAGATTTTgatgagaaaatatttattatttttgcgtcTATAATTAAAGTACAGCAAAATAGCATTGATGTCATTACCTAACATGTGTGATCTGTCTATCAATTAGCTATCATACAAATTGATACTATTCATTTACCTCcatacgtttatatttttaaaaaaaatattgtcatgttGTGGTCAAAGCCGACTAATGATGAatgatataaagttaaataaattaaaatagaatataattttactatgataaataattacgtaatataatttgGTCTtgctcatttattttatataacattgcaATTATaagtcatcatcctcctgcccttatctcaATTTttcttggggtcggcgcagcatgtcttcttcttccatacttctctgtcggacgtcttctcactagtaacattctttctaaccatatcgtctttcacacaatccatccatcgtttcttgggtcttcccctacctctatatccatccacatccattttcaaaaccttcctcacaacatggtcctcattcctccgcataacatgcccacaccaagacagccggtttccagatagcttctcggttaccggtgccactttcaaacatTGCAATTATAAGTAATAGCCTATGAgtctaaaaagtatttttttagtaatatcaataaaaatattgaatcgtCTTCCTCTAAAATTAGTTAAGTATAAAATGATACCCATAAAAAACTTCTGTGATGTGAATGTCGTCAACAGGCACAGTCCGCATCCCGGTCGACGACGTGTCGTCGCGCTACCTCAACGAGCGCTGGTACCCGGTGAGCGAGGGCGACAAGCCGCAGTCGCCCGGccgcgcgcccgcgccgccgcccgcgctgcGCATCAAGTGCCGCTACCAGTGCGTCGACGTGCTGCCGCTCGACCACTACGCGCGCTTCCTCGACTACCTCAAGAAGAACTATCGCCGCCTCTGCGAGTACCTCGAGCCCGTCATCGGTTAGTAATGCGACTGTATTCTTATAATCAAAAGTCAAATAGTCATACAACAGCGTGCCCCCTGAGTGCCGCACACGTTACCGTTGCTAATATTTGAAACTAACCGCTCTGCGAATGTATACGCACATGAGCAATTGCATTATGCTGGTTTTTCTAGTAGCTAGCTTATGCGGCACTAGATCATAAAAACCTCAGTTTGAATCCTAAATAATCTTACCCTATCCTAGACCAATAAAAGTTACTTGTATACTCATAATATAGTTTGTTGGAATGGCcgacaaactatattaagaggGAGGAAATGAGGAGAGGCGCTGTTTGTGCTAAAACACACTTTTATAGAATGTAATATCATGTGCGCAGCCGAGAATGCCCGCGGTGGTCGAAATCTAAAGACTTACGtttaaacaaagtatttttagtagttaagtatttgttttatttttgcttaaatgtttattgttcCAAAAGAATGTTACAACATTCATTTAACGAAACTTACTGGTTAACTGATAAATAATAACCTACATCTATATTAAGCGTACagggaaattaatttaattataatattgacagtaagatattttacaataaatagtagtaaaaagaaagatttttttttaaatttactttacattGAAGCACTAGCTTAACCAAATAAGTATCAACGCAATGAGTGTTTCTTGAATTACTACAATTTTTACGTCTTACTTTTAGGCGTGAAAGCGAAAGAAGACATAGGCTGTGCGCTGGTGCTGTGCATGGCGGGCGCGGGTCTGGCGCCGCGCTACCTGGCCGACGTGGTGGCGCTCGACGTGCGGCGCACCGGCGACCACTCGCTCACGTTCCGCGGGAACTCGCTGGCCACCAAGAGCATGGAGGCGTACCTGAAGCTCGTGGGCGACCAGTACCTGCAGGACACGCTGGGCGAGGCGgtgagcgcggcggcgggcgcgggcgcggcggagTGCGAGGTGGACCCGCagcgcgcgggcggcggcgcggcgctgcGGCGCCAGCAGGCCGCGCTGCGCGACGCCGTGTCGCTGGCGTGGCGCGCCATCGCCGCCTCCGCGCCGCGCTTCCCGCCGCCGCTGCGGGACTGCTTCGCCACGTTCCGCGAGAGGTGATGCCATTGTGCTATTGCTAGCTTTGTTGCGCATATACAAATATCTGTTAGTTTTTCCATgccaattataaagtttattaaactgggttatttaaagtatcaaaggtattttttttgtacgttCTACGATTAGTGTCTGATCCATTTTTACATCTTAATTAAATCCTGAAAACGTGTTGTCAGGTGATACGGTAAAAACTGAATaattatcgaataaaaaaaaggacAGAGAAGGAAAAAATGACGATTCATTTAGGATAGGAATAGTTTTCTGTGTAACCAAACCAAACGTAATATCTGGATACAAAGACACGATACGCATACGAAAAGCAATATCAGTTATAAAACAGCATAACTGCATAGCTTTTTAAAAACATCCTTTAAAATGTTTCCTCGTGTTAATTTTGCATGACATGAttacaggttttttttataataatttaagaattgtTTTTCCAGGCTATCGTCTATGGGCCGTGAAGATATATCGGATAACTTAATCAGTGCATCTATTTTCCTTCGTTTTCTTTGCCCCGCTATTCTCTCTCCAAGTCTATTTGGAATAACTCATGGTAagtaaaaagatattttatcatACCGAAAATTGTAGTACCAAACAACAAAATTACTATTGATTGGTTAAACAATTGATTGGTGGAACAATAAAGTTACACGATTTGGAAAATCGTTAACACTTACTATAGAAACCGAATCAATCATTAACATGATGTATGGATAGATACATTCACGAAGGCGCTCCTCCGCTTTAAATAATCGGCgttaattattagtataattaacattgtttttttttaatgtttgaatttGGTTTTGTTTCAGcgcaatcatttttaataatactatgctTTTGACAGAATACCCGAACGAGCGAGCAGCGCGTAACTTGACGCTGGTAGCGAAGACGCTTCAAACACTGGCTAACTTCACGCGCTTCCAAGGCAAGGAGGCCTTTATGGAGTTCCTCAACGATTTCCTCGAACAGGAAGCGCCCAATATGAAAGCTTTCCTTCGATCGATATCTGTAAGTTCCCTTGGCTTTTTTACTTTCTTGGTAGTGGTTAGCGACAGTTTACTCTTAgaataaaaatgagtttatgTAAAAACACAGCCATAttctatcatattttatttataatttaaaaataatgcgtaaatttgaaaaagttaatttataactgATATATTCTCTCCAGACGCGACCACAGGAACAACAGCAGTCACAATCTCAGCTACAACAGCAACAAGATGGCAGCCAACGTAACTCGTCTGCATCACAAGGTTCCATCACTGGTTCAGAAGGTTCTAGAAGCGAAGTAGCAGTGGATGCTGATCCAGAATGGGCACCACATGTTGACTTGGGGAAGCAACTGGCAACGCTGCATGGATTGTTGGCTGATAGCTTACCCAAACTTCCTGCTGGAAAGATACAGGTTCATATTCTTACTATGTTCTTATTtaagaattgataaaaaaaaaacaatatacgaAGCCTTAAATTTCCCACTCTCTTAGGTAAATTTTAGTCTTTGTATTTTGGGTAACCAAGTTAATCGCTAATAAAGGATGACTAAAATTCAAATGCATCATTTATTGTGAAAAGAGACCAATATAAGCTTTTTATCGCAGGAGCTGGATCCATTGTCTGAAATCTTAGAGGACCTTAATAAGAGATTGATGAGCAATGATAACGGACCGGCACCAGTAGGTGATAATATCTTTAGGTAAGTATTTACAAACGGAAAACCTTATTTTACACTAGTTAACTcaagatttacatttttttttaaattttattctagaTTCAATGATCCTACTTGCAATACACCAACGAAGCAAAACGTCGATGTACCGACCAATGGTCCACTAAACAACAACTTCGCTCACAGTTCACCAATAATGAACAAAAATGGCGTTCAGTTCAATATAAGCCCATCTAAATCTAACGCCGAAGAATCTAAGTACAAAGGATCTTATGTTACTGTATCGAAATCGCCCAGTTTCAATTTACGCTCAGCGACGCTTCCGAGGAATGGATACGGATCGAGTCCTGTCAATCAAAACGTAAATCCGGACCGATACAGTTCTCAGTACAATAATCAAGAGCACTGTGTTAACTTGAAGGTCGTTCAGATCGGCTTCGGCTCAGATCAGTATCCTAAAGGCATTAGCAATGGCATCAACGAAAGCTTGGAGAGGAGATTCCAGGAGAGATATAAACCGAATAGCTTCAACCAGCAAACGCACTATCATAATTCTAACTATAACAGCACTGAAAGATCACCGAGCAGTGACAGTATCAATCACAATTATAGTGCCAACGAAATGCAAAATATCATGAAGGAAACGGCGACGTTGGACGAGCTGTCGGACCTCTTGAAGTATGCGGATGATTCTGACATAGTCGATGAAAAaatcatgaataaaaaaaatatgtcacaatCCAAATCaaacaataacaacattattaatGGAAACAAAAATTCTTACACAAATAACGGCTCAAATGTTTCAATCAGCGGATTATCGAATGTCGCGAGCTCTGGATATCAAAGTATCGCAACATACAGCCAAAGTTCTAGTCCCATCGAAAACACAACGCACTTACATCAGCCATACGAAAACGGCGGGCAGCCAATGAGTCGTTATTCACAGCTAAATTACCAAAAACAGAGAGATAAACAGTATTACGACAGTAAAAATGAGAAGTTCTATCCAAAGAGCCCAGTGCAACAGAAGATTGAATATGATATTCAGAAATATGGTATACAAAACTTCACAACGGCTGACAACGTACAAAGTAACACAAATGCCAATACTAAAATAGCTCCTCTCGTTTTCACGAATCCTGTCTACAATATGGAAGATAATCGACAATCGCAGGAAATCAAGAAAACCAATGAGAACAGAAACTCCAAACGATGTCCATGTGGCTCATCCAGTTCATCCATCGATGAGGAGGGTTTGAGCACTGACAACGTGGAGACTAACTCCGAAGAGGGTTCTACCAACTTCAACGATGATGGTAGAAACTTTGACCAACAGAATCGCAACAATACCCACCGAAAACTCACCAGAGATAATTGTAATTACGAAGATTTGTACCAGAGGAGTAATCAAAGTCACTCTCCTAGAATAAGAGAAGACGAGTCTTCTAGTAATTCTCCAAGTTTGAGAAAAAGTAGTAAAACACGAATGCCTAGAACAAATCCTATGCTCTCCTACTCGACTAATCAAAATCAGCTTAACCTTAAGCACTTCGGCCAAAGAGGTGAGTCGTTGTATGAAAGTAAACCTCACCACATTTCCACGGATTCTGGCTATCCAATGAGCAGATCTGAATCAAACGTGGAAGAggtaaataaagaaatgtacCGACTTCAAATATCACGAAGTCAAAAGGCGTTGTTCAACATGGAAAACTCGAAAAACTCACCCGAAAAGTTTTTGACGGAGAGTTCTATTCCGGAAACGAATTATCCTTTGGATAGAACGTATTCTGGCGCGAAAGTATCGAGTAGCAGGTTGAACGAAGATTTGGAAAGACACCAGGATTACTATGGTGTGAGAGAAAGAAGAGAGTCGCCTTCTAAAATGTTTAATCGGGAGTCGCATTCTAGTGAGGCTAGTGAAAGAGCGCCGGTGAGGGCCGAAAGAGATTTGCCTGCAAGAGATAAGTTGCAGCGACGACTTAGCTTAGAATCTGCCAGGGAACTCACGGACAGCTCTGACGAAGTGGACGAAACGTTATACAGTACAACGGGTAGACGGCGCACTAAGCACCACAGAACCATTGAACAGGTCGGTTTATCTTTTAAGCAGTTATTAGTATTTTGGGAAACATGAGCATgatattgacaaaataattatgatctTTCAGTATGAACGTGAAATAGAGAGGCTAAAATGTTCAGTAGAGATGCTGCGAGGACGTCTGGGGCCAACTGACTCTGGTCAGGACCACACTGATGCCAAGATGAAGGCTATCATATCCcggtaagaaaaaataataagaaaacaaaaaaattaaaataattaaatgaataaattattatacaataactcATTAACctttattttgtttgtgaaaTAAGTGTATCAATGTACTTTCAGACTGATTTGTGTCGAAGAGGAGCTTCGGCGAGAACAGCGCAAGATGGCGGCCGCGCTGTCACACAAGCAGCGTGTCATCGAGGCGCAGGAACATCGCATCGCAGCTCTCGACGAAGCAAACACAAGGCTGCTGTCCGCACTCGTACACTTACAGCAACGAGCCCCCCACCCCGCCCCCGCACACAACACCAACCACAACAACTCGCACTCACCCCACTCGCAACATTCGCATCAGGAATTACAGATATGAAATTTCAGTTAAGAGACGATAGTGTTGCTAGTAACTTGTAGTTTtggagtttttaaatttttgtaggTTTCGGTACGACTGCCATTGCTCCTGACTATTTTATTAGCTATTTcttcacgatttttttttataataattaattgcattatGTGAAGATGGCTTTATATTATTGCTAACCCCTCGATAAACTTATAGGGCATTTGTAGAACTAGACGTGGTTAACTTCCTCGATAGAcaggatatatttattattcagacTAACAAACAAGTGTCTGCACAAATCAGAATTTTCTATTCGATTGAATTTGAGCATttcttataaatcttacaattaaaataagctTATATATTTTCGTGTAATTTGCAATGATTCTTGTtatatgtcattttttaaactacattttttatcaCAACCATTTACTCTGTCATTAATGTGTACTTTTTTGTTGAATGTTGTTTCTttagttttaatgtaaaatgcTTTAAATGACATTAACATTTCGTTCTTTATCAGTATTCTGTAAGATTAATTCTGGTTTAATGTTTTCACAAGtgacaatttttgttttgtttttttttttataacaatgatacCAAAGACGTTGAATATCCATTGGACAGTAGAGTTGCTAGTTACGACAGTTTTGGAAATCGTGTCCTGTTTCTGCGACACTGAGGTCGCTTTTTGAGTGTTATCTGTGACTTTGATATTACTCCGTAATATTTAGAAACTGTCCTGACTGGCATCTATGCTCGTTCTAAACTAGAGTGGTAGTGGGAACATTAGCGCCCCCTATGTCAAAttctagttttataatttagaatgttatagattttataataatgtaagacTTGTATCATAATATTGTAGCAAATATGCTTATTCGTAGTGAAACCGATtaaaaaagagaaatatttttaataccctCGAGTATTAGTATGAATGtagagtaaaaattaaattgatatgaaaTTATGATTGAATAACTCTGATGCATTTCGAAAATGCTTTGAACAAATTCAATAcccatcatattatattaaattaattttatgcattGCAATTTATACGGAATCAACAACTTAGTTGTTTTAcaatggaaattatttttaagccataactttgtaaaatacctaaataggtatattattataatatacttatcacATTAAATTATGGATTACGTATTGAAGACTTTCATTTTTTTACGACCCTACATGATAATTAcat
This genomic window from Vanessa tameamea isolate UH-Manoa-2023 chromosome 5, ilVanTame1 primary haplotype, whole genome shotgun sequence contains:
- the Raskol gene encoding ras GTPase-activating protein raskol isoform X1, which produces MPDWRYNVLSTSEAYIDAEGGPPRDPFAASYPRRADRSRPPHTCPYTTIFLGTRTHVPYRLTPLQSENGDLYADAYSVDRSSNLTDTSSFARYEDCRSQLESTLIPKRDNAYSNDKTEGSVTLQVQKVPYTSGVFYVAAKTDSVKDVPGNSLFPCEASDSDALSSCTCDSFERCEFDCRDFEPFSDTCCCDPLSDGVCSRSPKEVDSPEHFCDRVVEEDRVSARSDMDGLDLTLFEPAQTDSNDCGDESTDQNSASTTAALCGILYALPIAENDVATSAVSGAVVGVPPSWEPFYCVLQQDRRTLTAYTSEELASFPGFYLDYKTSNNNGEYATRSLPRVRIDGGSNVGNGVRLRCWAAPPSITEEEVEDEIEDDAVSLRALPSQDTSYEKACRRGSAPSTPVPGAQAQHSPSRLASFFFSKRSFRSNPLKRTKSATKLERERALAAVPTHPATHALRTSRSHESLLSAHSPAVSTMDLGPPNQVEIRALHSSVLGRPHCFALSAENRAPRYFACASRKERDRWIYSLRQAARPDEIRTRRCERTVKLWLLEAKAIPPKKRYYCEILLDDTLYARSSSKLKTELCFWGEVYEFSALPAVRAIHVNVYREPERRARKRDKHALVGTVRIPVDDVSSRYLNERWYPVSEGDKPQSPGRAPAPPPALRIKCRYQCVDVLPLDHYARFLDYLKKNYRRLCEYLEPVIGVKAKEDIGCALVLCMAGAGLAPRYLADVVALDVRRTGDHSLTFRGNSLATKSMEAYLKLVGDQYLQDTLGEAVSAAAGAGAAECEVDPQRAGGGAALRRQQAALRDAVSLAWRAIAASAPRFPPPLRDCFATFRERLSSMGREDISDNLISASIFLRFLCPAILSPSLFGITHEYPNERAARNLTLVAKTLQTLANFTRFQGKEAFMEFLNDFLEQEAPNMKAFLRSISTRPQEQQQSQSQLQQQQDGSQRNSSASQGSITGSEGSRSEVAVDADPEWAPHVDLGKQLATLHGLLADSLPKLPAGKIQELDPLSEILEDLNKRLMSNDNGPAPVGDNIFRFNDPTCNTPTKQNVDVPTNGPLNNNFAHSSPIMNKNGVQFNISPSKSNAEESKYKGSYVTVSKSPSFNLRSATLPRNGYGSSPVNQNVNPDRYSSQYNNQEHCVNLKVVQIGFGSDQYPKGISNGINESLERRFQERYKPNSFNQQTHYHNSNYNSTERSPSSDSINHNYSANEMQNIMKETATLDELSDLLKYADDSDIVDEKIMNKKNMSQSKSNNNNIINGNKNSYTNNGSNVSISGLSNVASSGYQSIATYSQSSSPIENTTHLHQPYENGGQPMSRYSQLNYQKQRDKQYYDSKNEKFYPKSPVQQKIEYDIQKYGIQNFTTADNVQSNTNANTKIAPLVFTNPVYNMEDNRQSQEIKKTNENRNSKRCPCGSSSSSIDEEGLSTDNVETNSEEGSTNFNDDGRNFDQQNRNNTHRKLTRDNCNYEDLYQRSNQSHSPRIREDESSSNSPSLRKSSKTRMPRTNPMLSYSTNQNQLNLKHFGQRGESLYESKPHHISTDSGYPMSRSESNVEEVNKEMYRLQISRSQKALFNMENSKNSPEKFLTESSIPETNYPLDRTYSGAKVSSSRLNEDLERHQDYYGVRERRESPSKMFNRESHSSEASERAPVRAERDLPARDKLQRRLSLESARELTDSSDEVDETLYSTTGRRRTKHHRTIEQYEREIERLKCSVEMLRGRLGPTDSGQDHTDAKMKAIISRLICVEEELRREQRKMAAALSHKQRVIEAQEHRIAALDEANTRLLSALVHLQQRAPHPAPAHNTNHNNSHSPHSQHSHQELQI
- the Raskol gene encoding ras GTPase-activating protein raskol isoform X4, which encodes MNDEMPVVISYPCRAEGWLDRCDVATSAVSGAVVGVPPSWEPFYCVLQQDRRTLTAYTSEELASFPGFYLDYKTSNNNGEYATRSLPRVRIDGGSNVGNGVRLRCWAAPPSITEEEVEDEIEDDAVSLRALPSQDTSYEKACRRGSAPSTPVPGAQAQHSPSRLASFFFSKRSFRSNPLKRTKSATKLERERALAAVPTHPATHALRTSRSHESLLSAHSPAVSTMDLGPPNQVEIRALHSSVLGRPHCFALSAENRAPRYFACASRKERDRWIYSLRQAARPDEIRTRRCERTVKLWLLEAKAIPPKKRYYCEILLDDTLYARSSSKLKTELCFWGEVYEFSALPAVRAIHVNVYREPERRARKRDKHALVGTVRIPVDDVSSRYLNERWYPVSEGDKPQSPGRAPAPPPALRIKCRYQCVDVLPLDHYARFLDYLKKNYRRLCEYLEPVIGVKAKEDIGCALVLCMAGAGLAPRYLADVVALDVRRTGDHSLTFRGNSLATKSMEAYLKLVGDQYLQDTLGEAVSAAAGAGAAECEVDPQRAGGGAALRRQQAALRDAVSLAWRAIAASAPRFPPPLRDCFATFRERLSSMGREDISDNLISASIFLRFLCPAILSPSLFGITHEYPNERAARNLTLVAKTLQTLANFTRFQGKEAFMEFLNDFLEQEAPNMKAFLRSISTRPQEQQQSQSQLQQQQDGSQRNSSASQGSITGSEGSRSEVAVDADPEWAPHVDLGKQLATLHGLLADSLPKLPAGKIQELDPLSEILEDLNKRLMSNDNGPAPVGDNIFRFNDPTCNTPTKQNVDVPTNGPLNNNFAHSSPIMNKNGVQFNISPSKSNAEESKYKGSYVTVSKSPSFNLRSATLPRNGYGSSPVNQNVNPDRYSSQYNNQEHCVNLKVVQIGFGSDQYPKGISNGINESLERRFQERYKPNSFNQQTHYHNSNYNSTERSPSSDSINHNYSANEMQNIMKETATLDELSDLLKYADDSDIVDEKIMNKKNMSQSKSNNNNIINGNKNSYTNNGSNVSISGLSNVASSGYQSIATYSQSSSPIENTTHLHQPYENGGQPMSRYSQLNYQKQRDKQYYDSKNEKFYPKSPVQQKIEYDIQKYGIQNFTTADNVQSNTNANTKIAPLVFTNPVYNMEDNRQSQEIKKTNENRNSKRCPCGSSSSSIDEEGLSTDNVETNSEEGSTNFNDDGRNFDQQNRNNTHRKLTRDNCNYEDLYQRSNQSHSPRIREDESSSNSPSLRKSSKTRMPRTNPMLSYSTNQNQLNLKHFGQRGESLYESKPHHISTDSGYPMSRSESNVEEVNKEMYRLQISRSQKALFNMENSKNSPEKFLTESSIPETNYPLDRTYSGAKVSSSRLNEDLERHQDYYGVRERRESPSKMFNRESHSSEASERAPVRAERDLPARDKLQRRLSLESARELTDSSDEVDETLYSTTGRRRTKHHRTIEQYEREIERLKCSVEMLRGRLGPTDSGQDHTDAKMKAIISRLICVEEELRREQRKMAAALSHKQRVIEAQEHRIAALDEANTRLLSALVHLQQRAPHPAPAHNTNHNNSHSPHSQHSHQELQI